In Mytilus edulis chromosome 6, xbMytEdul2.2, whole genome shotgun sequence, the following proteins share a genomic window:
- the LOC139526394 gene encoding uncharacterized protein: MDFLTKNKCDLMLGKGYMMLYKERIPCFSNYGDTQNTCCRISLNNNVIIPPESEMMVSGKTIDGIPMNLSGIVEPDKNFIEKTGILIAKAAVNLNNGLIPMRLINVSENPYKLYENTVIANFEVIDKIEIPSRNVRTSKTQKVLEDVDQLPELLKNLYDESSKELSNEQQVKIRDLLIKHNNVFSMTSQDIGNTSIVEHTIDTGDAKPIS, encoded by the coding sequence ATGGATTTTCTAACTAAGAATAAATGTGATTTGATGTTAGGTAAAGGTTATATGATGCTATATAAAGAAAGAATACCATGTTTTTCTAATTATGGAGATACACAAAATACGTGTTGTAGAATTAGTTTGAATAACAATGTGATAATTCCCCCGGAATCCGAGATGATGGTGTCGGGGAAAACAATAGACGGAATACCAATGAATTTGTCAGGAATTGTGgaacctgataaaaattttatAGAAAAGACTGGGATATTAATAGCGAAGGCAGCTGTTAATCTGAACAATGGTCTGATACCTATGAGGTTAATAAATGTTAGTGAAAATCCTTACAAACTGTATGAAAATACCGTTATAGCAAACTTTGAAGTCATAGACAAGATTGAAATACCAAGTAGAAATGTTCGAACTTCAAAAACTCAAAAAGTATTGGAAGATGTTGATCAACTACCGGAATTATTAAAGAATTTATACGACGAAAGTAGTAAAGAATTGTCAAATGAACAGCAAGTAAAGATTCGAGACTTGTTGATAAAACATAACAATGTATTTTCCATGACATCGCAGGATATAGGAAATACCAGCATTGTTGAACACACGATAGATACAGGAGACGCAAAGCCTATAAGCTGA